One Oryza sativa Japonica Group chromosome 8, ASM3414082v1 DNA window includes the following coding sequences:
- the LOC4346363 gene encoding uncharacterized protein — translation MSSSRNPNPPPGSSSSGTNYFPLPFHLQQQPPQPPPMAMASTYQYQQYQQLQQAQQLFQRDAQTITPEALESVKAALATSDVLDPANARATATSSSDPAAKKKAIPRRAAGQSWEDPTLTDWPDNDYRLFCGDLGNEVNDDVLSKAFSRFPSFNMARVVRDKRTGKTKGYGFVSFSNPTDLAGAIKEMNGKYVGNRPIKLRKSNWKERTDVDALERQKNHIQKKPKMPKKSILHK, via the exons ATGTCGTCGTCTCGGAACCCTAATCCTCCTCCCGGATCCTCCTCCTCGGGGACCAATTACTTCCCTCTCCCCTTCCATCTGCAGCAGcaaccgccgcagccgccgccgatggcgatggcgagcaCCTACCAGTACCAGCAGTaccagcagctgcagcaggcGCAGCAGCTCTTCCAACGCGACGCGCAGACCATCACCCCCGAGGCGCTCGAGAGCGTCAAGGCCGCCCTCGCCACCAGCGACGTCCTCGACCCCGCCAATGCCAGAGCCACCgcaacctcctcctccgaccctgccgccaagaagaaagccatcccccgccgcgccgccggccaatCCTGGGAGGATCCCACCCTCACCGACTGGCCCGACA ATGACTATCGCTTATTTTGTGGAGATCTGGGCAATGAAGTCAATGACGACGTCCTCTCAAAAGCTTTTTCACGGTTCCCCTCCTTCAACATGGCAAGG GTTGTTCGAGATAAGAGAACTGGCAAAACAAAAGGATATGGATTTGTGAGCTTTTCAAACCCTACTGACCTTGCTGGAGCAATTAAAGAAATGAATG GGAAGTATGTTGGGAACCGCCCTATTAAATTGCGTAAAAGCAATTGGAAAGAGAGGACCGATGTTGATGCTCTAGAAAGACAGAAG AATCACATCCAGAAGAAACCTAAAATGCCCAAGAAAAGTATCCTTCACAAGTAA